A section of the Candidatus Caldatribacterium sp. genome encodes:
- a CDS encoding FGGY-family carbohydrate kinase, with amino-acid sequence METFVLGIDLGTQGVRSMIATLKGEVVAEEKEAIEFSFQEGRRFEQDPREWWEKTKRCLLKVLLTFDSSGHKRASIRALSVTSTSGTVVPVDSEGNPLMNALMYNDSRAQDEAHVVNEIAQDFTERLGYRFDPSFALCKVLWIKRNLPEIFERASLFLHPTDYLIGHLTGIWGVSDISNTLKMGYDLMERRWPSFIEEKLGIPLEKLPRVVKSGEVVGTLKTSLAEEWGLSPDLLVVAGATDGTAAFYASGAQRPGDVSSTLGTTLVVRSISERHVKDPLGRVYCHLHPEGFWLPGGASNTGGECLTYFFPNEDLASWDEKVATSSLPSPLLVYPLTRKGERFPFAHPQAEFFMVGKKKGNLEFYAACLEGVGYVERYGFELLEALGATPIRRVFVSGSGSKSPIWRKIRANILNLP; translated from the coding sequence ATGGAAACCTTTGTCCTTGGGATAGACCTTGGGACCCAGGGGGTTCGCTCGATGATTGCCACCCTCAAGGGGGAAGTGGTTGCCGAGGAAAAGGAGGCTATAGAATTCTCTTTCCAGGAGGGACGGCGTTTTGAACAGGACCCGAGGGAGTGGTGGGAAAAGACAAAACGGTGCCTCCTGAAGGTCCTCTTGACTTTTGATTCTTCCGGACACAAGAGAGCATCCATACGGGCCCTTTCGGTTACCTCAACCTCAGGAACGGTCGTTCCCGTGGATAGCGAGGGAAATCCCTTAATGAATGCCCTCATGTACAACGATTCCCGAGCTCAAGACGAGGCACATGTGGTGAACGAGATTGCCCAGGACTTTACGGAGCGCTTGGGGTACCGCTTTGACCCCTCCTTTGCCCTCTGCAAGGTTCTCTGGATAAAGCGGAATCTCCCGGAGATTTTCGAAAGGGCTTCCCTTTTCCTCCATCCCACTGATTACCTGATTGGGCATCTTACCGGAATCTGGGGAGTATCGGACATTTCGAACACCCTGAAGATGGGGTACGACCTCATGGAGCGCCGTTGGCCGTCGTTCATCGAGGAGAAGCTCGGAATTCCTCTTGAGAAGCTTCCAAGAGTCGTAAAAAGCGGTGAGGTGGTGGGGACACTGAAGACCTCCCTGGCAGAAGAGTGGGGTCTTTCGCCGGACCTTCTTGTTGTCGCAGGGGCGACCGATGGTACGGCAGCCTTTTACGCTTCAGGCGCCCAAAGGCCTGGGGATGTCTCCTCAACCCTTGGGACAACCCTTGTGGTGCGGAGCATTTCCGAGCGTCACGTCAAGGACCCCCTGGGGCGGGTGTACTGCCACCTGCATCCTGAGGGCTTCTGGCTTCCCGGAGGAGCTTCAAACACCGGTGGGGAATGCCTCACCTACTTTTTCCCCAACGAGGACCTTGCAAGCTGGGATGAAAAGGTGGCTACCTCTTCCCTTCCCTCGCCTCTTCTTGTGTACCCTCTAACCCGCAAGGGAGAACGCTTCCCCTTTGCCCATCCTCAAGCGGAGTTCTTCATGGTGGGAAAGAAAAAAGGAAATCTCGAATTCTACGCCGCCTGTCTTGAGGGCGTGGGGTATGTAGAGCGGTACGGCTTTGAGCTCCTTGAGGCACTGGGAGCAACACCGATACGGCGAGTTTTCGTTTCAGGAAGCGGGTCAAAGAGCCCTATTTGGAGGAAAATCCGGGCAAACATTCTCAACCTTCCC